aaaaacgattcgaataatttgcgattcgattcgatttcgaatatttggttcgcttggacagccctacttGACAATATTTGAAATTCGACCTATTTACACAAAATTTTTAGAAACTTTCAGGCGTTAAACCCACCCATTTACTGTCACCTACCAATTTATCATCTCCTGGCTGTCTTGGTCATATTGACATTAACTGCTTTGATTCTCGTATCACTTGGTATTTGTAACTCACAATTCTACACTTTGCCTCTTCTTAGTCTCAGTAGCTTTTTGCTTAAGTGATTTCCTCTGACTTCACTCAGAGATCAGTCTCCTTTTTTCTGAGGATCAAGAACTATTTTAATGGAAATAACATTCGTCCTGTATTTTGTTTCAGTCATACTTTGCCAGTGAATCTGAATTGAATCCTCGAGCAAACACAGGATGCACGATATACGATGTGTTCATGGGACGAGAATTGCATCCTAGATTTGGAAGATATTATCAACTGAAACTTCTCGTCTACAGACCTGGAGTTACTGCATGGgtatttcattgttattttttatcatttaatattattatatataattgagCTAATGGAAAATGGGAATATAGCAAACCACTGGTCCAAGCATCACAAAGTGACTTGTCATGTTTTTTAGTGGCATGAATTATCGCAAAAATGTACTAACATTTCAGTGgtgatgaaatttaaaaaataagtttggcCCTGATTCACTATAACAATAGTATATTTGTTGCAGTATACCGGTATGCATTTTTACAGACCTATGCTTTCTCACATGGATTTAGGTATAAGTTGGCAATGTTAAACCATAATGATTTCGTTCCTTCTCAATAATATTTGCTTCTAGTGTATCAGTGGCTGCATATTAAGGTCTTTGTTTGCTGTGAAAACTCAATTTTATATACGTGCCAGATTCTCATGACATCATTTTTCAGATTCTGATGAATCTCATATACTTACAAAAAGAGCTTGCACAAAGCGGAACAATCCGACCATCATTGGCTGTCGTCTCTGGTTTTCAGATCTTCTATTGCGTCTTTGTTTTCTTCTGGGATGAGGTAAGAAGTAAATTTCAGAAAAAGTTGAACAGTAAATATATACAGCCAGTTATACTTCTGAAATGCCTGATGAGCCACAGTGAGGCCTTGAGCAGTTTctatataaatttgatttgattgaaaatttataGCATTGGAAGACAATGCGAGTTTATTAGGACCCTGTCCTTTTTCAATATATAGAATAgtatagtttttatgaataaatgTCCCCACTGCAAATAAACTGTGCCCTGGCGTAGTTGATTTTATCTGTATACAGTATTGCCATGTTGTTTGCATACAATTAAGGCTCGATTCTTACAATATTTGAACTTGGAAGAAATGTGTGCGAGCAAATTTTTGCATCTTTCAATATCACACTATCcaaatttccatattttgttatttcaggCACAAACAATCTACACTTTCGACATCAAGTACGAAGGCCTAGGTTTCCAAACATTGATTGGCAACCTTGTGATTGTTCCGTACATTTATACAATGCATGCTCGATACCTTGTTGAACATCCAAAAGCTGCCCTCATACCAACACCTATATTGGTTACTGCTGTTGCTCTATTAGGTAAGGAAAACTGGAGAAGTGGCAGAGAAGACCTAACACTTTTCGTTtgaattttttcttgttgttgctCATTGTTTCGTTGATTATGGGGTTTGACATATCCACAGCCTACTGGTAAAGATCTCAGTTTGATATTTCATGCGTAACAATCAACAAATTGACTCATTCCTCAGTTTGATGTCCAGACACTTTGTCTGAACTGAGATGGGAAAAGCGAATGAGATATTTTTACTGCAAGTCTGCTATATATTCAAGAAAAGCCTTATCAAAACCTGTATTTTGTATGTTAgtgtattttaaaattaagcTCAGGTAAAGAAGagtattttgtgatatttttatttctgtcAATTTACCTGACAGTTTTTTTAATACTATTTTTTTAAACAGTTCTCGGCGTTGCTCTTGTTCTGCTTTCAGGATACCAGAAGACTTATTTCAGGCAAAACCCATATGACCCAAGTCTGTCAGGTAAGTTATTTAattgtatttgtatatattcagatatcggcactccagaagtgtatgtaccaatatggaggtaactaatgttgtttgcctactttacatcaagttatgtaaagggaccgaaacctatgggcagggggatatattaacttggctaacacagacagtctctgaactcgtaatagaactaaaataaggaaaatcggaataaagttatggcctaaccctaacctggtacacaatttCTAGtctttgatatatatatgttatatctTTTAGCACTGGAGAGCATCCCGCCATACAGGAAAGGAGGTAGAAGACTGATTGTATCCGGTTACTGGGGATTTGTCAGGCACCCAAATTATTTGGGGGAGATTCTCCTCGGTATTGGATATGGGCTGATGTGTGgtaagtttaaaaatatgaaatatttgaagtGTTGTTTTTGGGATCAAAAAACTTGTCATCTCTATATAGATACAActacaaaaaatgaattatattttgtataaaatgcTATTTTATCTTCCTTTCCTAGGTTTTTCGGATGTCTTTCCATGGATATACGCCATCTTCGTGTTCGGCCTTCTATCTCATCGTGCTCTACGTGACGAAGTCAGATGTCAAGAAGTTCATGGTCGTGCATGGGATGAATACTGTAGGAGAGTTCCCTACCGCATTGTGCCATACGTGTTTTAACCTTCAAGTGACATAATATGTTATGTCGACAAAGTTCCTCAAATTTTTGAGAATGATATGAATGTTTGCTCAGAAGGTGCCTTTCACTGACTGATTGGTATAGGATTTTTTAGCAGAATATGTCGTAAAGGTTTTTCTTTATTATTGAGGGCTATTATTTGTGGAATTGTTGGGAGCATAGCTTGTTTTAGTTCGCCAAGAATTAAAACATtctgaatttatttttcatcaagAGACGACTATTCAGTGAAAtacatttttctgaaattaaaGTGATTTTCTGCAATTTTAGTTTGCAGTTGTTTATTAATGTATTGTGTCGTGaacaatttttgtttagttttaaaGAAAATGAATTGGCTACTTTTGATACATAACTACTATATGTTATATTGTCTATATTTGCATTCTATTCAGTGAAgtcaatatttctattttagtATGATTTTCATCCATTTAGATAGGTCATTCCGTACTTAGGGTCCTTTCATTGATATATTTTGCTACCCGACACATAACGAAACCATggcattttatttttctgttgtgtttaGATCATTCCAAAGTTGCATACTTGTGATTGAATTAGTTTTCAAACATCCTGTTTTCATGTTCTGTTTCTTGGGGTTAACCACTGATGTACCACTTGTGATTGAATTAGTTTTCAAACATCCTGTTTTCATGTTCTGTTTCTTGGGGTTAACCACTGATGTACCAACATCACAATTTTGCTTATATCAGTCAATCTTGTATTGCTATAAGTGAATATCCTTAGAAACTGACGTTTTTGTGAAAAGTGCAAAGGCGCTGCTGACACAGTATTTCAATTATATAGATACCAAAGATCACCAGTGGATAAACGTCAAAAATgatgttgaaaattttgacaCATTTAGGGatgatcaaaatatttttcatacatTTCAGATCTCCCTTGAAATGTTTGCGCATTAGAATTTCGTTCATACAAGTTCATTTACAGATGCAATTTTGCTAGGATTAGTTCTTTTCCACGACAATCATTAACAGACCAATTAGTCAACCCCATTTGTACTAAAGATTCAATATTTACTTGGCTTTAACTCACCTTGTCCACGAAAATTTATTGGAGacaaatttcaaattgttttgtcAAATAATCATGTTAATGCTGTTTTTTAACTTGATATCTTTTGCTAATATATTTTCTTGAAAGATCCTAATAACCCTATATTTGATATGTCTTCTTGTGAAGACTGTAAATTTGTTTTAAGTGATTGAAATAAAGCTGTGTTCCAACTTTCAACCATACCAAACTTATTTcctttttcacattttgttatttgttcatttttggtTGCGTTGGCAAGTTTTTTGAATCACTAGATTTTTGAACACCTGCCCTCATTTGCATCTATGTGTATGGAAATGCGGCCTAATCTTAGTTAGTAAATCATTATCCAGACCTTaacatttattgaaataatCGCACATggaccaaaattttcaataaatgcAAATGCAAacttaataaaaatttattgtgctttgcattttattgaaattttgtacTACCTGACATTCATCGAAATGAGTCACGGATACGATTTTTATACTTTAGATTACTTAGATAATAGTTTTAGAATTAATTGTGaggtttaaatttttttttcacactgCCTTTGAGATAAACATGTTAGTTAGAACATATCATCTTTATCAGTTCATAACCTTTCGAACATTTTTTAGTCAGACTCATTACAAAAAAAGATGCAAAACTAACTTGGTAATTGCATTGAAATAggttatttatcaaaataatttttttttgtttagtgCACAATAAATAACATGTTGCTAAGACTGAGGTTTCCTTGGTTTCAATCCGATACGATTAATCATCTTGTAATAAACTGCCTAGGAACTGACGGTGTTTTTCAGCATACTACGTCAATGATTGGAAAAACTCAGTTTAAACATTGGTCTCACATGATAGACTTATTCAAGCTGTTTCCCGGGCGGGCAGgggctatattcacttggctaacacaaacagttccaaactcgtaatagaactaaaataataaaaaaaattggaataaaattatgccctaacctggtacacacacaacgGGAGTACCTTATTTTGTACATATTTTTGTCAACCATGCTGTTGTTTATAATGTTAGCCAGATATGCTATGAATTCAAACAAAATCTGAATATTTGACCAATGAACTTTTGCCGACTGCATTATTGATTAGATTTAGTAATCGCAAATAATCTTTGAGTtggagttttgaaaattttataaattgagTAAAAAACTATTTGTGATGATACATttgtaaataaaagtatttcataaattttgtttgatgaaTAATTGTAAATTGGGATAATTAGTCTGTCTGCAAATGGGTTTGATTTCAGTGTCTTGTAAATATTCAACTTATCAAAATCATCCCAGCAAGGAATACCAAATCATTGTAGTTGACCTAGGTAGtgatgggattcaaatttttgaaagtgggttctcttttgtatctCTCTCTTACTGACAACAAGTCCATCATTTCAGAAAACCATGTCTAGCCCTAAACACAATACACCACTGAATGTGTGTGATGACTATATAAAATTCTATCAATGAATGACGCTCTCTGTAGTCAGCTTCCCCAAAGCCTACTACCCACATTTTCCTTCATAATTAGATTTCTTTGCTTGCAAAGATAAAACAGATGAACATCCATCcctcgtaaaattgaaaaagcaGCAACGCTTGGACTCCATTAAATGCTCGGAAGACAGCATTCTCGAGTCTATCTGAACCTAGCAAGCCATATATCAACTGATTTTGATAACACCATGAATGGGACTgccagaaaaaaattttgacttgtcGGTGTCGATCCTACCATCTCAAAAGATTTATAATAACCAAAAATATGGCTTTGAGACACTAAAAGCTCATCTTAACCTAAACACAAAGAACAGGCAACATAATTGGATAGTCACCGAGTATAGATTGATAATAATCAGTGATTACAACGCAGATAATAATTATTCTAATAATGAAGATGAAATGAAAGTTTACAAAGTGTAGCACACTGCAACAGGAATAACTTAACTGGTTCTCACAACAACatagaatgaaaatattttcacattgcTGAGAAATCCACAATAAAAGTATTGATTTCTTCATGTCCTTACTTTAACAACGATATCTGGACCTTGTAATACTTTCATCTTCAATGATAAGGGATTGAGCTCATTTATGCAGTACAGGTTAGTTTTCACAAAATGGTTCGTAATGATCAGCCACGTAGGACCGAAGTTATGAAGTCAAGTTTCAACTTATCTCAAATAGGTTCGGTCACTCGACAGGGTGGGCTCTAAATGACCGACCAGGCGGATCAATAAAAAAACACTCCCATTTCAAACACGCCGAGAACTGCGACAGGAATGCAAGCTTCACAACTCAAGAGTTCTCTCCCGGTTGCACCACCTGTTCTCAGACCACGATAATCcaataaacaaaacatttattAATAAACCTTTTATTATTgcacaaatatattattttactgTAATAGGTGAATGGGCGTAAATTACAATATACAGCGAAGAGGAAAATTAGCGAATAATAAACTCGACCACGGCACCACTTATGATGATAGTAAAAGAGATTGTGTCATTACTGTACTAGTATGTAAAAACAGGGTTTGAAATTTGTGTGTTCAACTGTTGATAACCTGACTGGATAAACATGGCAGAACAAAAAGTTTGTTAGAATTACAATAATGGTTACGCCTTTATGCAAAAGTTACACGGCAAATAGCCAGGCATATCATTACTCATAAAGTTAGATACAAGCAAAAAGGCTAACTATAAATAGCTTTAGTATATGGTATTTAAGCATATACATATGCATATAAAATGCATCACAGATGCATACGAGTTGGGAATGTAAAGCAGCATTACATGTGATCACATCTATGATAAAACATGTATTCTCTGTTtacatacataaaaaaataccaatacGTCAGCACCGTAACCCAAACTGACTATATTTATCCAGAAAGTGCAAGAGTCAATATAAAATGCTACAGGGTAACttcttaaaaattaaaaacaatgaattttatCCATCATTGGGTAGACCGTGTTCTGCGTGATGTTCGATAACTTTGCCATCTTGTGATAAATGTCCTTGGTAGTCGTGTCCGTGAATTTCAGGTGAATAAGTGAGAAGTACAATCATAACCCATAAATGTAATAAACCCTGCAATAGAAcgaatataattttgaaaaattatttttccagTTTAGGACTCTGATTTTACTGACAATTGTTTGACAGAAATGTATTTTAATATGAATTTGTTTTTGGCTGAAATAACTTTACTCCTTTGTAAAATtgttattcaaaaatatcttgATCCACTAAGCAATTATACTGATCATGATGGCATTGTGAGCAGAATCAAAATATACTATTTGAAACCAGTTTTCTCATCTCACAAGTCCTAAAACTGAGCCCTAACGACTGAAAAAactgtattttttataatcataACAAAAAGATTTGACTTGTTGTTCAAAAAGACTTAAAGACCTATTCAAAAAgacttatttttagaatttgaaaatGCCTCCGGCTTCATGCACTTTTTATTAGGCAAATGATGTATTTGTATCTATGAGCACCAATTTCATGTTTTAATCCCAAAAAATTCATAATACTTACCATATAAACAATAACAAACAGCCTTGCAATCGGATATCTTCTTAAAAACACACCGAGTCGAACactaaaagtaaaataataaaatattattattaaaaacagGAAATGTTATATGAAATGGTAGTCCTATAGTAAACATTATGTCTAAGtaatgatttttttcaatatatgtttttttttaacctcAAAAATCATTTGCTTGGAGGTGTAGCGAATTGGTGTAATTATGCTGGCTCTATTTTAATATCTGAACAGATTTCCTTTGTAGAAAAAGCATGATAAATCCCAAATTGtcacaaaatttaataaaattgtgattttattcaaaatggTCTTTTTTCTGTGACATTAATTCTGAATTTTGttgaaaactaattttttgaacattttccTTGAATCGAGAAAAAATTTCCAATTCCCAACCCTAGTTTTATAGTTGTGATATAAGCGAAGGCTAAAATTCCAACATACAGCCATTTTAAATCATAAACAAAGAACAAACTTTGTTACCTGAAGCGATCAACTGCTGAAGCCGCTTTTCTGACATGACCAACAACCCCATGATCAGTTCCATTGGAAAAATTAAACATTGTAGAACCGCCAGTATGTCTGTTGTGGACACCAGCACTCTCACCCCCATCGTTTGATGCTGCTTGTATTTGTGTACTATTTTCTTGGCTAAGTCTCTTGATTTGTCCCTGTATTTGAAATAGTTTGTGGtataatataagaaaaaattgtAGAGATAGTCTAACATAATAGTGGGATAAGGATAATTTGCAGTTTTTCATCAAAAGAGGGTGTTCTAAAAATTTTTAGATCGTAACAGCTAATACGCCCCTGATcaccatatataaatatatatatgtacattgtGATGACAAGTGGGGTACATTGCCTGACATTTCAATAATTGATAATTCAACACTGAAGACTGAACTTCATACCTCCATTCAACTGATGGGTACCTGCAAAATTGCTCATTAGGCTCTGATTAAATTCCTGTCTCAAAGGAGTGTATGAGAAAATTAAGAATTCATTATTCTGGATGTACTATCAAATCTGTGATATTTTACACAGACAAAACAGAGCATATTAGGGTTATATGTATTTAGGAATATAACCTGAAAAAGTCATTGCTTTGATGACTGTCTTTGAAACAGTCATATTTATGGTTTATCAGGTCTTGGGTGTCTAAAATAACCAGTGTAGTTAAATTTAGCCCAGGCCATCCGTTTCAGTAAATAGACGCAAATACCTCAGCTCTTTCCAATTGTAGAACCATTGAGCTTTTCTCCGTTGCCAATGTCTCTACAAGAGTTTGTTTTTGAATCAATGTTTCTGTGAGTTGTCGCAACCTGGATTCCAACTCTGATTCATCAGGTGCATTTCGACTTTTCATCATTAACTGCAGattaaaaatgaatacaatCAGCGTTGCATAATTATTTCAGAAAGACTTTATAAGATATTCTCTGtcataaaatgcaaagtatGGATGGCATATTACTTTAATACTAATAAAAGTGACAAAAACAGTATCTTATTCTGTGCTTTTCTAATGATGCAAACCTGGGGTGAGCAACAGGCGGCCCGTGGGCCACAACTCGACCTTGTAAGTCATTTAGTGTGGTCCTTGTCAACACTGAGATTTTTCTCCACCAAACAGAAAATTCTAATCACAAAGTTTGTTTAAAGAAGGGCTCACTTGGGTATAAATACATAATGCTTTTTTAGTCACTGCGTTAAATCTTGcattgtgataaattttttacTTCGTTGTGAACGTGGAAAACTGCCCAGCTTGATGTCTgcagttggttatatggcccactgacaaaaaatgtttcacATCCCTGTTGTAAACTATGCAGTAAGAACAGTATGCTGAGGCCATGTTTTATGATTTGTATTGATCGAAAATCTTTGACTCTTTTATCTGTCACACACATCATAATGGTGTTATATGATTTTATTGAGAAAGACTTTTTCCAAAAACCATCAATATACCAATGACCAACAATCTTTATGCATTTCTAGCTTGTACATTTTAATTAAGTCCTTCAGTTGATCAATAGCAGGATATTTAATAATAGTTATCAGATACAAACAAATGTAATCTAATATTTTGTCAGGCGTTCGATAAATAATTTGTTTCTCAGAAGTGAAGTCCAAAATACTTCCAAATAATGCATTCTGTGCACTATATTAAAAAGCTGAATAATTCAATTCGTGAAACATCATTGTTACgaaacaattcaataaaatggCAATACCTGACTTCTAAGTTTTTTGATTTCCTCATCTTTATCTTGTAGTCGTTCATTAGCAGCAGCTCGTGCTCTCGTTGCTTCTTCTTTTGATCTTCTCAAATCCTGTTCATATCTTCCAACATCTGCTTCAGCTTCTCGTTTTGCTCTCATTTCTTCATCGACATTTCTACGAAGTTCTTCGACCTCTTCTTGCAAAACTGAATTCTCTTGCTGGTATTGGCCTTCCATGTcctagaaaaataataaattcaattaCCGGTAATATAACTATAACGATAATTGTGGTCCTTGTCcacactcagatttttcccaatcaagcataaaatcctaatctgaCAGTTTAGGTTTAAAAATCGCTCACAtaggtaaaaatacataatgtttttttgctcttgtcactGCGTAAATACCTCGCCAATGGCTTTGCATGACTGCAAGGCAAAGCAATGGCCACTTTATCTTTCCCACATGGAAAAACTGAGTTTTTTGTGTAGCCTGACTAGATGTtggaagttggttatatggccaaCCAACTAAAAATGTTTGCACTCCCATGTCTTAGACTGACACACAATACCTACTAAGTATCATTGCAGTagaatttttcattatttcgCACCTGAAATTCATGTCTCATTTGTACAAGTTCCGCTCTAGCAGTCATCAGATCTTCTTTTAGAGAATCCCTTTCTTGTTTTAACTCTTCTAATTCTATCGATGTTGTTGTTGATGCACTTAAATCTATTTCACTGCCTCCTTTCAAACTTGCTATCAATCGTTCTTTGGACTGGAAACAGAGGAAAGTATTTCTCAGTTATTAGGTTTTCCGGAATACCTGAAAAATTCTGGTAGCTTATACCAAGCCAAATTACCACACAGTGAAAggtaatttatcgataccatatattgttttggccctcacagatgtattgaatgaaataaaaaaactaaaacaattactgatttaaatacaacaaacctggttattgagatatattgagaattgacttaataataaaatgaaaattgtaaagggactttatggacactctgtACATATGGTTCGCTCATGTGTATTCAGGGATATTATGGGAATAAAGCCAACATTACAGTAAATGCGGAAACCTGTATCATTTAAGGTAAAATtattaggtgctcccgaagtatgcgaaccaagatggcggacatcggaacgtaacataggtaacaggttaggattgggcgataatttttttccaattttccttattttagtcctattatcagttcgaagactagccaagagcctcccgtagtatttatacctaaaattagggcctaaccctaacctagtacacatattacattccgatgtccgccatcttggttcgcatacctCGGGCGCCCCAATTATTATGCTGCTTTGGTTGTATGACGCTAGAAATAAAAGATGTTAAGTAATGATCCCTAATGGAAGTCCCAATGTCAAATGAAGGGTTATTAAAAAGAAACCCAGCATACCTGTAATATTCTTGATGCTTTTTGTTTATAATCAGATAACTCATGTTTGTTCGATGCCAGACTTGTTTGCAAGTGATTTATTTCTTTGGACATATCATCCATACGTTCTGTAATAATTCATGTAATAAGTAAAAATATGTAAGTTATCAGGAAataggaataatatttttgaactttgcaatgatacaaaaaaatgaCAACACACAGGACAGGTATTCGGGAGTGAGACACAGTACATTGCTATTGGCTATCTCGTCCAGTGAAAAATAtaggaaaattcaaaaatttggaaccaaagtttttattattgactaaattataaaaatgcatGACTAAATTGTTTCCATATgctaaattttgaaattttccttattttagtttccttgatgtaaagtaggcgaacaaaattagtaacatccatattggtacacatactactggagcgccCTGAACtccaaacatttcaaattttgatatctatttgCACTTGTGTATTTTATTTACAGAGAGAGTTTGTGGTTGAATCTTACTTTTCTCCGCTTGCCTTTCTCTTTCACTTTTTCTTAGATTTTCAGCAAGTTTCCGGCTTTCCGATTCTTGTTTTTCTCTTTCTCTGAGAGAATCTTCTTTCAAAGTTCTATTAAAATCTCTCTCTCGAATCAACGCTGATTCTGCTTCTTCTAATCTTGATCTCAACTGCTCTAAAGCTTGAGCATGCATCCCAGATCCTGCAGTCTGATCGTCAATTATTCTATTGAttgcaaattttgaataaatataaaatgcaaGAATAAAAGTCGCTTTTCACACCGGGATTCCACTATTACAATAAAAAGCTTACAATAAAACAAGAAAGTATTCCCATTCTTCATGTGAATATGTTGATATGTTACTAGAAATTAAAACTAACAATGAAATTTTGGGtgatatgtataaaaaataaaataataggcCTTTCGCAGGTGAAACTATCTTCAAGTGAAGAAATGGTATATCAGAACAAATGACCCATTGGAGAAACTTTTACAGTGCAGTTCAAAATCActttttacataaaaatatatttttagaatcTATATTGTCAGTCTTAAATATTCACAGGCCTAATATTTTTTACttgttattaattttaaattaatccTGCCCCAATTGTttacaaagaaaaataataaaccaaTATCTTCCATATGACTATCCTTTTCCCTtaaattatcgtttttttttatatgattgaTTGCCAAATGCATTTGAATGGAAGGGCCTA
This is a stretch of genomic DNA from Styela clava chromosome 2, kaStyClav1.hap1.2, whole genome shotgun sequence. It encodes these proteins:
- the LOC120336291 gene encoding golgin subfamily A member 5-like isoform X2, producing the protein MIEFDEALVEKLSFFLQLLQHASVLLKDLNNSDNVQPAGSGSTQIRLYTSCIFCVWTMSWIADLAGKAESLLNNIDQTAAGAINANDTLSALKPSPSPKPSRRKPESPISYRHSIAQIDYTEQSPISVPGEIKASRKPSFTKLESVKEKTKPSVNKKDTDAALFDFLNSNEKSSPRSTRSKTAKSGVQKSTSSTSLASSTGQIEQPKQQSKIDVTSQKAEEAQILQAPQLAAFHISRSSSIDSVNSKGAVNKSTNDNGSSSSEPNEAFSEAASESEFELVSNAAASSNPASERDSGEDASTDTADKSLITSLKMENRMLQNEIKALHQEMKSLSERSIRSKTETEKRASDLQRKYDDMMEKYHVKNSQMEAMNIEVNDLDNENRTLKQTIKNLQNERERIIDDQTAGSGMHAQALEQLRSRLEEAESALIRERDFNRTLKEDSLREREKQESESRKLAENLRKSERERQAEKKRMDDMSKEINHLQTSLASNKHELSDYKQKASRILQSKERLIASLKGGSEIDLSASTTTSIELEELKQERDSLKEDLMTARAELVQMRHEFQDMEGQYQQENSVLQEEVEELRRNVDEEMRAKREAEADVGRYEQDLRRSKEEATRARAAANERLQDKDEEIKKLRSQLMMKSRNAPDESELESRLRQLTETLIQKQTLVETLATEKSSMVLQLERAEGQIKRLSQENSTQIQAASNDGGESAGVHNRHTGGSTMFNFSNGTDHGVVGHVRKAASAVDRFSVRLGVFLRRYPIARLFVIVYMGLLHLWVMIVLLTYSPEIHGHDYQGHLSQDGKVIEHHAEHGLPNDG
- the LOC120336291 gene encoding golgin subfamily A member 5-like isoform X1 produces the protein MIEFDEALVEKLSFFLQLLQHASVLLKDLNNSDNVQPAGSGSTQIRLYTSCIFCVWTMSWIADLAGKAESLLNNIDQTAAGAINANDTLSALKPSPSPKPSRRKPESPISYRHSIAQIDYTEQSPISVPGEIKASRKPSFTKLESVKEKTKPSVNKKDTDAALFDFLNSNEKSSPRSTRSKTAKSGVQKSTSSTSLASSTGQIEQPKQQSKIDVTSQKAEEAQILQAPQLAAFHISRSSSIDSVNSKGAVNKSTNDNGSSSSEPNEAFSEADMISYPIDSTASESEFELVSNAAASSNPASERDSGEDASTDTADKSLITSLKMENRMLQNEIKALHQEMKSLSERSIRSKTETEKRASDLQRKYDDMMEKYHVKNSQMEAMNIEVNDLDNENRTLKQTIKNLQNERERIIDDQTAGSGMHAQALEQLRSRLEEAESALIRERDFNRTLKEDSLREREKQESESRKLAENLRKSERERQAEKKRMDDMSKEINHLQTSLASNKHELSDYKQKASRILQSKERLIASLKGGSEIDLSASTTTSIELEELKQERDSLKEDLMTARAELVQMRHEFQDMEGQYQQENSVLQEEVEELRRNVDEEMRAKREAEADVGRYEQDLRRSKEEATRARAAANERLQDKDEEIKKLRSQLMMKSRNAPDESELESRLRQLTETLIQKQTLVETLATEKSSMVLQLERAEGQIKRLSQENSTQIQAASNDGGESAGVHNRHTGGSTMFNFSNGTDHGVVGHVRKAASAVDRFSVRLGVFLRRYPIARLFVIVYMGLLHLWVMIVLLTYSPEIHGHDYQGHLSQDGKVIEHHAEHGLPNDG